From Bacteroides uniformis:
TATACCTTGAATTTTATATGTTTCTATAACAATTGCCGGAGTAAAAAGTTGAAATTCCTCCGGTACACTTCTGTGGTTGCTTAAATTCCCGTATAAGTATGGGGGGTAATCACCCGCAATTCTTTCTTTATCTCTTCACTTACATTCAGTCCCTCTATAAATTCCTTGATAGACGCTTCCGTAATGGCCTGATTGGTACGGGTCAACGCTTTCAACGCTTCATAGGGATGCGGATAGGCCTCGCGGCGCAGAATGGTCTGGATAGCCTCGGCCACCACGCTCCAGCAATTGTCCAGGTCACGGTAGATGGCCGGTTCGTTCAACAGCAACTTACGCAAACCCTTCAAAGAACTTTGTATGGCAATAATGATATGCCCGAACGGCATACCCACATTGCGGAGCACGGTAGAGTCCGTCAAGTCACGCTGCAAACGGGAAACCGGCAGTTTTACCGCCAAGTGCTCAAGAATAGCATTCGCCATGCCCAGGTTTCCTTCCGCATTTTCAAAGTCAATCGGGTTCACCTTGTGCGGCATCGCGCTGGAGCCCACCTCACCGGCTTTAATCTTCTGCTTGAAGTATTCCATAGAGATATATTGCCAGAAGTCACGGTTCATATCAATCATCACCGTATTGATGCGCTTCATGGCATCAAAGATGGCAGACAGATTATCGTAATTGGATATCTGGGTAGTATACTCCTCGCGTTCCAAGCCAAGCTTTTCGGAAACGAACTTATTGCCGAATGCCTTCCAGTCATATTCCGGATAAGCCACATGATGGGCATTGTAATTACCCGTAGCGCCACCGAACTTTGCTGTCACCGGACAAGCCTTCAGCGTTGCCAACTGGCGTTCCAGACGGTAGACAAACACCATTACCTCCTTGCCCAAACGGGTAGGCGAAGCCGGTTGTCCGTGTGTCTTGGCAAGCATGGGGATAGCGGCCCACTCTTCCGCATAAGCACGGAGCTGCGCTATCAGTTCCTCTATTTGAGGATAGTACACCTGCTCCAACGCCTCCTTTACAGACAAAGGAACAGACGTATTGTTGATATCTTGTGAAGTCAGGCCAAAATGGATGAACTCCTTATAGTCGTCCATACCACCCAACTTGTCAAACTCTTCTTTTAAGAAATACTCCACAGCCTTCACATCATGGTTCGTCACGCTCTCAATGTCCTTAATGCGTTGCGCGTCGGCTTCGGAGAAGTTACGGTAAATGTTTCTCAAGGTTTCGAAAACGCCCTTATCCACCCCTTTCAGTTGCGGCAAAGGCAGCTCACACAGCGTGATAAAGTATTCTATTTCAACTTGTACACGGTATTTAATCAGTGCAAATTCTGAAAAATAGGCAGCCAAAACATCCGTTTTGCCTCTGTATCGACCGTCAATCGGAGAGATTGCGGTAAGTAAATCAAGTTTCATACGTCGTATTTATGATGATAATTATCGGACTGCAAAATTACTGCTTTTTTCTGAGTAACAAGACATAAAGGATAAAGATTTTAAGAAAAGGAAGTTAACGGATAAAAAAATGGCCTTACAATCACTTGCAAGACCACCTTCGAATGAAAATTTCCAGTGGGCGTTGACGGATTCGAACCGCCGACCCTCTGCTTGTAAGGCAGATGCTCTGAACCAGCTGAGCTAAACGCCCTTTTGATGAACGAAAGTGCTTGGATTTTGTGTGGGCGTTGACGGATTCGAACCGCCGACCCTCTGCTTGTAAGGCAGATGCTCTGAACCAGCTGAGCTAAACGCCCGTACACTTCCGTTTCAAAAGCGATGCAAAGGTACAGCTTATTTTGACATTACCAAAACTTTTGCATAATATTTTTCGATATTTTTTTAGTCATTTAGCGACACGCTCTGTTTCTCAAGCATTTAGTACGTTCACTTTTTTGCCTCATTTTTCCGGATGACCTTTGCCGGATTACCAACGGCTATGCTATCGGATGGAATATCTTTCGTCACCACACTACCCGCACCGATGATACAACGGTCGCCGACGGTGACGCCTGGACACAGAATGGCACCGCCGCCAATCCAGCAATCCTCTCCTATCGTCACCGGATAGGCATATTCCTTTTCCGTACGACGCTCGATATAATCCATCGGATGATGGGGAGTGTATATCTGTACGCATGGACCGACCAACGTATGGGCACCAATCGTGATATATCCCCCGTCCAGGAAAGTGCAATTGGCATTGACAAAGACATGCTCACCCAGCCGGATCCCATCCCCGTGGTCGCAATGGAAGGGCGGGCAGATGATGGAAGTAGCGGGAATACCTGGCACCAGTTCCTCCAGCAAACTCCGGTAATCCTCATCGTAAGTACTCATCACACGCATTTTTGCCAGCAAGCGCTTGGCATGCTCGAACTTCACCTGTATCTCCGGAACGGACATATCCGCCAACTGGGAGCTACGCATTTTTTCCACTTCATTCATATTATTTCTTCTTTTGATTCATACAGAGACTCAGCCCCGAACAAAAATACGGAAATAAACGCAGTATACCAAAAGAGCGGAAAACCTTTCGGCTTTCCGCTCCTGCAATCGTTTATAGAGCAAACAATTTATTTGTACTCCTGCCAGCTCTTAATCTGGATATCTTCCAGCTTCATTTCGCAGAATGCCTCGATAAAGGCACTTGCCAGGCGGGCATTGGTAATCAACGGAATGTTGTGGTCGATAGCACCGCGACGAATCTTGTAGCCATTGGTCAGCTCGCGTTTCGTATGGTTCTTCGGAATGTTGACAATCAGGTCGAAGGCATGGTCGGCAATCATCGTCATCACGTTGTTTTCCGCATCCGGGCGTTCATCCGGCCAGTAAACGGCTTCCGTCGTCACGCCATGGGCGTTGAGGAAAGCGGCTGTACCTGCCGTAGCATAAATCTTATAGCCTTTGGCAAAGAGCATGCGGCTGGCATCCAGCAAATCCACCTTGGACTTCATGGCTCCGGAGGAGAACATCACGCCCTTCTCGGGACGGGGGATTCTGAATCCGGTAGCAATCATGGCATTCAGCAATGCTTCGGAGAAGTCGTCGCCAATACAGCCTACCTCGCCCGTAGACGACATGTCCACACCCAATACCGGGTCTGCCTTGTGCAGACGGGAGAAGGAGAACTGGCTTGCCTTCACACCGATACGGTCGATGTCGAATGCCGACTTGTCCGGTTGTGTATAGGGAGCGTCCAGCATGATACGGGTAGCAGTCTCGATGAAGTTACGCTTCAGCACCTTGGATACGAACGGGAAGCTGCGCGATGCACGGAGGTTACACTCGATAACCTTCACCTCGTTGTTGCGTGCCAGGAACTGGATATTGAAAGGACCGGAAATATTGAGTTCCTTCGCAATCTGGCGGCTGATTTTCTTGATGCGGCGTGCCGTTGCAAAGTAAATCTTCTGTGCCGGGAATACCAGCGTAGCGTCACCGGAGTGTACACCGGCAAACTCTACGTGCTCGGAGATGGCGTATTCCACCACTTCACCGTTTTGGGCAACAGCGTCGAACTCGATTTCCTTGGTGTTCTGCAAGAACTGGGATACCACCACCGGATATTCCTTAGATACCTCAGCAGCCATCTTCAAGAAGTTTTCCAGTTCTTCTTCATCGTAGCATACATTCATCGCAGCACCGGAGAGTACGTAAGACGGACGCACCAGTACCGGATAGCCCACCTTCTCTACAAAGCCTTTCACATCTTCCAGGCTAGTGAGTTCCTGCCAAGCCGGTTGGTCGATGCCCAGCTGGTCGAGCATGGCAGAGAACTTGTTACGGTTTTCGGCACGGTCGATGGAGATGGGGGAAGTACCCAACACGGGAACTGACTGGCGGTGAAGCTTCATTGCCAGGTTGTTCGGTATCTGTCCACCCACGGACACGATGACACCGCGCGGCTGCTCCAGGTCGATAACGTCGAGCACACGCTCGAAGGAGAGCTCGTCGAAGTAGAGACGGTCGCACATGTCGTAGTCCGTAGAAACGGTTTCGGGGTTATAGTTAATCATGATGGACTTGTAGCCCAGCTTGCGGGCAGTCTGGATGGCATTCACCGAGCACCAGTCGAACTCTACAGACGAACCGATGCGGTAAGCGCCCGAACCAAGCACAACCACTGATTTTTCATTCTTATAATAGTTCACATCATAACCTTGAACGGCATACGTCATGTAGAGGTAGTTCGTCAGTTCCGGATGTTCGGAAGCCACCGTATTGATGCGCTTCACGGCGGGCAGGATGCCCAGCTCCTTACGACGGGCGCGTACGGTAAGGTTTTCCTTCTCCATATTGCCTTGCGGATTCAGCACGAAGCGGGCAATCTGGAAGTCGGAGAAGCCAAGCACTTTGGCTTCGCGCAGCACGTCGGCGGGGATGTCTTCCACCTTATTATATTGGGAAAGTTTCTGCTTGTAGTCTACGATGTTCTTCAGCTTGCCCAAGAACCAGGGGTCAATCTTGGTCAGCTCAAAGATGCGGTCGATGGCATATCCCTTTTCCAGAGCCTCGGCAATGGCAAAGACGCGCAGGTCGGTGGGATGTGACAGTTCGTAATCCAAGTCATCGAACTCCACTCCCTCATTGCCCACGAATCCGTGCATTCCCTGACCAATCATACGCAAGCCCTTCTGGATAATTTCTTCAAAGGAACGTCCGATAGACATGATTTCGCCTACCGACTTCATGCTGGAGCCAATTTCGCGGCTGACACCTACGAACTTCGTCAAGTCCCAACGCGGAATCTTGCAAATCAGGTAATCAAGTTGCGGAGCAGCATATGCAGAATTGGGAGTTCCCATCTCGCCGATTTGGTCGAGCGTATAGCCCAACGCAATCTTGGCAGCCACGAATGCCAGCGGATAACCGGTAGCCTTGGAAGCCAATGCGGAAGAACGGGACAGACGGGCGTTCACCTCGATGACACGATAGTCGTTTGTCTCGGCGTTGAACGCATACTGGATGTTACATTCGCCCACGATGCCCAGGTGGCGGATACATTTGGTGGAGAGCTCCTGCAACATTTTCACCTGCTCGTCGGTCAATGAGCAAGTGGGAGCCACTACGATGGACTCACCCGTATGAATGCCCAGCGGGTCGAAGTTTTCCATGCTTGCCACCGTGAAGCAGTGGTCGTTGGCATCGCGGATTACCTCGAATTCAATTTCCTTCCAACCCTTCAGAGACTCTTCTACCAGAATCTGCTTGGAGAAAGTGAAAGAGCTTTCGGCCAATTTAATGAAGGCTTCCTCGTCCGGACAAATACCGCTTCCCAGTCCACCCAGAGCATAAGCCGAGCGCACCATCACGGGGTAGCCAATCTCGCGGGCTGCCTTCAGTGCGTCCTCCATGCTCTCCACAGCGTGGCTCTTCGGAGTCTTCATCGGAATCTCGTCCAGCTTCTTCACAAAGAGGTCACGGTCTTCGGTGTACATAATCGCCTCAACGGAAGTACCCAGCACGCGCACGCCATATTTCTGAAGAATTCCGTTCTGATAGAGTTCCGTACCGCAGTTCAGCGCCGTCTGTCCGCCGAATGCCAGCAAAATGCCGTCGGGACGTTCTTTCTTGATGATTTCTTCCACGAAATAAGGAGTTACCGGCAAGAAATAAACTTGATCGGCGATACCTTCCGATGTCTGGATAGTAGCAATGTTCGGGTTTACCAAAACAGAACCGATACCTTCTTCGCGCAACGCCTTCAGCGCCTGCGAACCGGAATAGTCAAACTCTCCGGCCTGACCAATCTTGAGCGCACCAGAACCCAAGACAAGCACTTTCTTTAAATTCTTTTCCATATTCTCTTGTTGTCTATTAAGTTACGAGTTACAAGCTACGAACTACGAGTTGTAGCTATTTCACAAAAAAAATGCGTCACCCAATAAAGGATTAACGCATTACCAAAGAACTAAAAATATCTTTCTCGAAAAAAGAGAAACTGACGGCTCCCGAATGAAATTCATTCGAACGGAGGTTATATTTGCTTCTCATTTCCTGCGATTGCATAGTCTCTTTAAAATTTGTGCAAAGTAACGACTTATTTACGAAAAGAGCAAATTGTGGCATATTTTTTTGCATAAAAGAAACGTCATCCTCCATAATAGAAGAGCGGCCGTCGCCCACAACCGAAATCTTTTTCCGAAAAATGCGATTCCATATAAAAAAGAAAGACTATATCTCAGTAAAGGCATTTGCGGATAAATATGAAGATTCTCCCCACCAAAACTTGCTTTTCTCGCCACGGAAACTTACCTTTGTGCCTATACAAAAATAGAACAAGGATTCTGTTTCTACAAACAAAGCCTTTATTCTTAAAAATAAAATTTCTATTCCTTGGAATAAAGGCTTTATTCTAAGATTTCTCCGCCACCAAAAGAACTTTGCTCCGCAGGGAAAAGGACTTTGCAACGAAGGAAAGAAAAGAAAGGAGAACGCAACAATGACCACACGCTACCAAATGAAAGAAATGCCCGACTTGCAAGGCACGGGCGAACCAATCACCTACCCCAAGATGGTGATGACCGGACAGACCGGCACGCGCGAACTGGCGGAATACATCGCCATGACCTCGGGATTCTCGAAAGGCGTAACCGAAGGAATTATCTGCGAACTGGGCGAAGCCCTGGCCCACGAAATGGGAATGGGACGCTCGGTGAAGATAGAAGGATTGGGCGTATTCACCCCCGCACTGTCCATCTACCCCGACAAGGAACGCGAACAGCCCCAAGAAAGCACCACGAAGCGAAACGCGCGGAGCATCTACGTAAGTGGCGTGAACTTCCGCACGGACAAGGCCTTGATTAGAGAAACCAACCATTGGTGCGAACTGGAACGTGCCTCCTGGAAACCCGCACGTTCGTCGAAGAAATACACTCCCGAACAACGTCTGGCTCTGGCGCATCAGTATCTGGACAAGCATGCCTTCCTTACTGTCAGCATCTACCGGCAACTGACCGGACTCGTCCGCTCCACCGCCACCGTGGAACTGCGCAAATGGGCACATACTCCCGGCAGCGGAATCGATACAAGCGGCATCGGAAGCCATAAGGTATACGTGAAAAGGAAAGAAAGCGTCATCCCTTGAGGTTTCGATAATTATAGGTATCTTTGCCGGTCCTAATGGCTTTTATACAATGAAGAAACTAAAAAATACATAATATGGCAAAAGAAAAAATCATCCTTACGGGCGACCGCCCCACAGGACGCCTGCACATAGGACACTATGTAGGCTCATTGAGAAGAAGAGTGGAACTGCAAAACTCCGGCTTATACGACAAGATTTTCATCTTCATCGCCGACGCACAAGCGCTGACGGACAATATGGAGAATCCGGAAAAGGTGCGCCAGAACGTCATCGAGGTGGCACTGGACTACCTGGCTTGCGGACTGGACCCGACGAAGAGTACCATCTTCATCCAATCCCAGATACCGGAACTCTGCGAACTGACCTTCTACTATATGGACCTGGTGACCGTGAGCCGCCTGCAACGCAACCCGACGGTAAAGACCGAAATCCAGATGCGTAATTTCGAGACAAGCATCCCCGTAGGTTTCTTCACCTACCCCATCAGCCAGGCAGCGGACATTACCGCCTTCCGCGCCACTACCGTGCCCGTGGGCGAAGACCAGGAGCCGATGATTGAACAAGCTCGTGAAATCGTACGCCGTTTCAACTATATATATGGTGAAACCCTCGTGGAACCAGAAATCCTGTTGCCCGACAATGCAGCCTGCCTGCGCCTGCCGGGAACGGACGGCAAAGCCAAGATGAGCAAGAGCCTCGGCAACTGTATCTATCTTTCGGACTCTGCCGACGAGGTGCAGAAGAAGGTGAAGAGCATGTATACCGACCCCGACCACCTGCGTGTGCAAGACCCCGGAAAATTGGAAGGCAACACCGTATTCACTTACCTGGATGCCTTTTGCCGTCCGGAACACTTCGGCCTTTATCTGCCCGAATATCCGAATCTGGACGAACTGAAAGCCCACTACCAACGTGGCGGTCTGGGCGACATGAAAGTGAAGAAGTTCCTCAACGAAATTATGCAGGAGACACTGGAGCCTATCCGCAACCGCCGCAAGGAGTTTGAAAAAGACATCCCCGCCATCTACGACATGCTGAAGAAAGGTTGCGAAACTGCCAGGGAAACCGCTGCCGCAACCTTGGACGATGTACGCAAGGCTATGAAGATAAACTACTTTGATGATGCGGAACTGATTGCAGAGCAAGTAAAGAAATTCGGCGGAGAATAAGGGATAGGAGATACGAGTTACAGAAGTTACGAGTTACAAGGAGCTACCTGTTACAAGTTACTGGTTACAAAAAATGAGGGGCATGCGTCATAATAACGCATGCCCCTTCTCATTTCTATAACTCGTAACTCCTTGTAGCTTGTAGCTCGTAGCTTTCTAATTGGCAGATTTCACCAATACCACACGGTTCAGAATCGGCTGTCCGAACTTATCGACACCACCACCGGCATCCACCTTCAGGCGGTCAGCAGGAATTCCGTATTGTTTTACCAATACATCGACCACGGCTTGTGCACGCTTCAAACTCAACTCTTTGTTGAATGCCGGCGTACCGGTTGCAGAGTCTGCATATCCGTTTACAGTGTAAGTGGCGTTCGGGAACTGTTTCATCTGGTCTGCCAGATAAGACAAGTTCATTGCTTCACGTGGAGAGACTTCGGCAGAACCGATATTGAAGAATACGGTACGCGGTGCTATATCCGGATCGGGAACAATCACTTCGGTTTCCGTAACTTCGGCCACCGGCTGGTTCTGTGCAGCCACCAATGCATTCTGCAGCTGCTGGTTGGCAGCTCCCATCTCTGCAAGCTGTGCCTGCATGGCAGCCAGCTCTACCTGAGAAATCAACTGAGGCATCGGGCGACGGAATCCACGGGCGGGGAAACGGTATGTCAACCCTACCGTTGCACTCAGCACGCCATCATATCCATGATCGCCGCCAACTTCGCCATCGAACTTATCTTCAACGCCCATTGCGCTCAGCTCCAGGTTAATATCTATCGCATTGGAAATACGGAAGCGATTGATGATACCCGCGTTTACAGACAGAGCTTCGCGGTGAGGCTTTGTGTAGTTGTGAGTGAAGCCAGCACCTACATAAGGAATGATTTCATACACACGGTGCTGGTTGTATCCTCCAAACAGCGCATTCAGATTGAACATCACATCTCCGTGCAGATTCATATAGTCGAAACGCTGTTTGTAGTAGCCGTCATCCACCTGAGTGCCTTTCACGTAGTCAGCACCTGCATCATACGTATATCCTCTTGCCTGAAGGCCGCTATATTGCAGACGTACTCCCAGTCCCGGGGTGAACCATTTGCCGATGGCAAAATTCAGCGTCGGACTGATACGCTTGCC
This genomic window contains:
- the purB gene encoding adenylosuccinate lyase; this encodes MKLDLLTAISPIDGRYRGKTDVLAAYFSEFALIKYRVQVEIEYFITLCELPLPQLKGVDKGVFETLRNIYRNFSEADAQRIKDIESVTNHDVKAVEYFLKEEFDKLGGMDDYKEFIHFGLTSQDINNTSVPLSVKEALEQVYYPQIEELIAQLRAYAEEWAAIPMLAKTHGQPASPTRLGKEVMVFVYRLERQLATLKACPVTAKFGGATGNYNAHHVAYPEYDWKAFGNKFVSEKLGLEREEYTTQISNYDNLSAIFDAMKRINTVMIDMNRDFWQYISMEYFKQKIKAGEVGSSAMPHKVNPIDFENAEGNLGMANAILEHLAVKLPVSRLQRDLTDSTVLRNVGMPFGHIIIAIQSSLKGLRKLLLNEPAIYRDLDNCWSVVAEAIQTILRREAYPHPYEALKALTRTNQAITEASIKEFIEGLNVSEEIKKELRVITPHTYTGI
- a CDS encoding OmpA family protein — encoded protein: MKKILMLLALAGVSSVAMAQQKTEVVEEFGVIQVQDKYQVITNPFWSNWFFSIGGGAEATFGDNDKAGSFGKRISPTLNFAIGKWFTPGLGVRLQYSGLQARGYTYDAGADYVKGTQVDDGYYKQRFDYMNLHGDVMFNLNALFGGYNQHRVYEIIPYVGAGFTHNYTKPHREALSVNAGIINRFRISNAIDINLELSAMGVEDKFDGEVGGDHGYDGVLSATVGLTYRFPARGFRRPMPQLISQVELAAMQAQLAEMGAANQQLQNALVAAQNQPVAEVTETEVIVPDPDIAPRTVFFNIGSAEVSPREAMNLSYLADQMKQFPNATYTVNGYADSATGTPAFNKELSLKRAQAVVDVLVKQYGIPADRLKVDAGGGVDKFGQPILNRVVLVKSAN
- a CDS encoding sugar O-acetyltransferase encodes the protein MNEVEKMRSSQLADMSVPEIQVKFEHAKRLLAKMRVMSTYDEDYRSLLEELVPGIPATSIICPPFHCDHGDGIRLGEHVFVNANCTFLDGGYITIGAHTLVGPCVQIYTPHHPMDYIERRTEKEYAYPVTIGEDCWIGGGAILCPGVTVGDRCIIGAGSVVTKDIPSDSIAVGNPAKVIRKNEAKK
- a CDS encoding HU family DNA-binding protein, translated to MTTRYQMKEMPDLQGTGEPITYPKMVMTGQTGTRELAEYIAMTSGFSKGVTEGIICELGEALAHEMGMGRSVKIEGLGVFTPALSIYPDKEREQPQESTTKRNARSIYVSGVNFRTDKALIRETNHWCELERASWKPARSSKKYTPEQRLALAHQYLDKHAFLTVSIYRQLTGLVRSTATVELRKWAHTPGSGIDTSGIGSHKVYVKRKESVIP
- the trpS gene encoding tryptophan--tRNA ligase; the protein is MAKEKIILTGDRPTGRLHIGHYVGSLRRRVELQNSGLYDKIFIFIADAQALTDNMENPEKVRQNVIEVALDYLACGLDPTKSTIFIQSQIPELCELTFYYMDLVTVSRLQRNPTVKTEIQMRNFETSIPVGFFTYPISQAADITAFRATTVPVGEDQEPMIEQAREIVRRFNYIYGETLVEPEILLPDNAACLRLPGTDGKAKMSKSLGNCIYLSDSADEVQKKVKSMYTDPDHLRVQDPGKLEGNTVFTYLDAFCRPEHFGLYLPEYPNLDELKAHYQRGGLGDMKVKKFLNEIMQETLEPIRNRRKEFEKDIPAIYDMLKKGCETARETAAATLDDVRKAMKINYFDDAELIAEQVKKFGGE
- the carB gene encoding carbamoyl-phosphate synthase (glutamine-hydrolyzing) large subunit is translated as MEKNLKKVLVLGSGALKIGQAGEFDYSGSQALKALREEGIGSVLVNPNIATIQTSEGIADQVYFLPVTPYFVEEIIKKERPDGILLAFGGQTALNCGTELYQNGILQKYGVRVLGTSVEAIMYTEDRDLFVKKLDEIPMKTPKSHAVESMEDALKAAREIGYPVMVRSAYALGGLGSGICPDEEAFIKLAESSFTFSKQILVEESLKGWKEIEFEVIRDANDHCFTVASMENFDPLGIHTGESIVVAPTCSLTDEQVKMLQELSTKCIRHLGIVGECNIQYAFNAETNDYRVIEVNARLSRSSALASKATGYPLAFVAAKIALGYTLDQIGEMGTPNSAYAAPQLDYLICKIPRWDLTKFVGVSREIGSSMKSVGEIMSIGRSFEEIIQKGLRMIGQGMHGFVGNEGVEFDDLDYELSHPTDLRVFAIAEALEKGYAIDRIFELTKIDPWFLGKLKNIVDYKQKLSQYNKVEDIPADVLREAKVLGFSDFQIARFVLNPQGNMEKENLTVRARRKELGILPAVKRINTVASEHPELTNYLYMTYAVQGYDVNYYKNEKSVVVLGSGAYRIGSSVEFDWCSVNAIQTARKLGYKSIMINYNPETVSTDYDMCDRLYFDELSFERVLDVIDLEQPRGVIVSVGGQIPNNLAMKLHRQSVPVLGTSPISIDRAENRNKFSAMLDQLGIDQPAWQELTSLEDVKGFVEKVGYPVLVRPSYVLSGAAMNVCYDEEELENFLKMAAEVSKEYPVVVSQFLQNTKEIEFDAVAQNGEVVEYAISEHVEFAGVHSGDATLVFPAQKIYFATARRIKKISRQIAKELNISGPFNIQFLARNNEVKVIECNLRASRSFPFVSKVLKRNFIETATRIMLDAPYTQPDKSAFDIDRIGVKASQFSFSRLHKADPVLGVDMSSTGEVGCIGDDFSEALLNAMIATGFRIPRPEKGVMFSSGAMKSKVDLLDASRMLFAKGYKIYATAGTAAFLNAHGVTTEAVYWPDERPDAENNVMTMIADHAFDLIVNIPKNHTKRELTNGYKIRRGAIDHNIPLITNARLASAFIEAFCEMKLEDIQIKSWQEYK